In one window of Cydia fagiglandana chromosome 10, ilCydFagi1.1, whole genome shotgun sequence DNA:
- the LOC134668347 gene encoding uncharacterized protein LOC134668347 yields the protein METTRSQTPRVPEGKPEGAPTPEGNGAVSAVPGTSTQHNTTRGDGAVPIVPPSSSRAYREEQTTLPSTTTHGAVPTVPTRYTHQMGAVSTVPPQIRHNSPRGGAVSTAPPRKGQPAAGIRAAGKPKARKPATWTPKPVGSVPQRTQALLPTPGTSTGTVPTGGKPPATEQTPVMEPALDPVSAQLEAGWTVQVSRKARRWKPNKRVETPVPPPPPVTAAAKPHKLNKKQRRKRRERLAALNTAPAPQQSVSGKGQAQAAAGPPAANRAPPQEKRAKGTRAKKESNQGARSSAKRARLDETISPRGEPKRQKTGPPGETPHADYAEAAKADLLVAVTTATSGHLTSQQSDEVQRQLLALLSQEARQPTSSLPAGPLFRGKPVWANGSLRLWCENQATLAWLKRSVATITLDEGEKVVVKRQSEVPKRVRCGILFPGVWEDFGEVGRALRYQNPWAEIDRWLLNRREVQGTETFAVVSVPETVVQPLVSRGRRLGFMLGSVYVKFEGSRGKFREQPPPSSTVAIDGAAEAPAEPMDTCVTTQAPVDEVQEPELQAPAQSPSVPEKDEEELLRDSSGSEGECAQGLGKLAIGKEEEEPMSAEEGDPGGGTPFAHW from the coding sequence ATGGAAACAACAAGATCCCAAACCCCGCGGGTGCCGGAAGGGAAACCGGAAGGCGCCCCAACACCGGAGGGAAACGGCGCAGTTTCGGCTGTACCCGGAACCTCCACCCAACACAACACTACACGAGGAGACGGAGCTGTCCCGATAGTTCCTCCCTCCTCATCACGTGCTTACAGGGAGGAACAAACAACCCTGCCAAGCACCACTACACACGGCGCTGTCCCGACAGTACCGACACGCTACACACACCAAATGGGAGCTGTCTCGACAGTACCCCCACAAATCAGACACAACTCACCCCGTGGTGGCGCTGTCTCGACAGCACCGCCTCGGAAGGGGCAGCCCGCAGCAGGGATTAGAGCCGCCGGGAAACCAAAGGCACGCAAACCTGCTACGTGGACGCCCAAACCAGTAGGTTCGGTACCACAGCGTACCCAAGCCCTACTGCCAACACCGGGGACATCCACGGGCACTGTTCCGACAGGAGGGAAACCCCCTGCCACGGAGCAGACCCCAGTGATGGAACCAGCGCTGGACCCCGTCTCTGCTCAGCTGGAGGCGGGCTGGACCGTTCAGGTGTCCAGGAAGGCGCGGAGGTGGAAGCCCAATAAACGGGTGGAAACTCCCGTGCCCCCGCCTCCCCCTGTTACAGCTGCGGCTAAGCCGCATAAGCTGAACAAGAAGCAGAGAAGGAAGCGCAGAGAGAGACTAGCAGCTCTCAACACCGCCCCGGCGCCTCAACAGAGCGTCTCTGGGAAGGGTCAGGCGCAGGCTGCAGCTGGTCCACCAGCAGCGAACCGTGCCCCTCCCCAGGAAAAGAGGGCGAAGGGGACCAGGGCCAAGAAGGAAAGTAACCAGGGTGCCCGGTCTTCTGCCAAGAGGGCCCGACTGGATGAGACAATATCTCCCAGAGGAGAGCCTAAGAGGCAGAAGACTGGACCGCCTGGTGAAACCCCCCATGCCGATTATGCAGAGGCGGCAAAGGCTGACCTGCTGGTGGCGGTAACTACTGCCACCTCGGGACACCTGACCTCGCAACAATCGGATGAGGTCCAGAGGCAGCTGCTAGCCCTGCTCTCGCAGGAAGCTAGACAGCCCACCTCAAGCCTTCCCGCAGGCCCACTCTTCAGGGGCAAGCCCGTATGGGCGAATGGCTCCCTCAGATTGTGGTGCGAGAACCAGGCTACGCTAGCATGGCTCAAGCGCAGTGTGGCTACCATCACCCTCGATGAGGGGGAGAAGGTGGTAGTCAAGCGCCAGAGCGAGGTACCCAAACGAGTACGCTGCGGCATCCTGTTCCCGGGTGTCTGGGAGGACTTTGGCGAAGTAGGCCGAGCCCTCCGCTACCAGAACCCGTGGGCGGAAATAGACCGCTGGCTGCTCAACCGGCGAGAGGTGCAGGGAACGGAGACGTTCGCTGTGGTCAGTGTGCCGGAGACAGTCGTGCAGCCCCTTGTGAGCCGCGGACGCCGGCTCGGCTTTATGCTGGGTTCGGTGTACGTGAAGTTTGAGGGGTCACGGGGCAAATTCAGGGAACAACCGCCCCCTAGCAGCACTGTCGCCATAGATGGCGCAGCTGAGGCACCTGCCGAGCCCATGGACACTTGCGTGACGACGCAGGCACCTGTTGACGAAGTCCAGGAGCCTGAGTTGCAGGCCCCAGCGCAGTCTCCTTCCGTCCCCGAGAAGGACGAAGAAGAACTTCTTCGTGACTCCTCGGGGAGTGAGGGGGAATGCGCGCAGGGGCTGGGCAAGCTGGCCATCGGCAAGGAGGAGGAGGAGCCGATGTCGGCGGAGGAGGGCGATCCTGGTGGAGGAACCCCCTTCGCCCATTGGTAA